In one window of Brachyhypopomus gauderio isolate BG-103 chromosome 16, BGAUD_0.2, whole genome shotgun sequence DNA:
- the LOC143477384 gene encoding olfactory receptor 4E1-like: MENSSEEFMFVLHGLNDTATNRHIYFTFGLLVYILTLFINLSLILTVILDKTLREPMYLFICNLFVNGICGASAFYPKILADLLSDSHIVSYTACLIQIYLIFCYAMSEFACLTVMAYDRYVSICKPLEYLCIMTYQKVMKLLAFSWLFSLLQTSIGVGLTARTPLCGNDIDKLYCSNWEVVKLFCRDMDIMDIYGHFLILSHVSQIAFIIVSYVKIIRASLQSKAGRIKFMQTCLPHLISLTYFTFSLLFDVMYARHSKSQGQQALHNIMGMEFLVVPPLLNPVIYGMKLTQMRRQFVKMYVTKIKAVRQG, translated from the coding sequence ATGGAAAATTCCTCTGAAGAGTTTATGTTTGTTCTTCATGGACTGAATGACACAGcaacaaataggcatatttattttacatttggtCTTCTTGTATATATTTTGACACTGTTTATAAATTTGTCACTTATATTAACTGTTATTCTGGACAAGACACTTCGTGAACCTATGTATCTGTTTATATGCAATTTGTTTGTAAATGGAATATGTGGGGCTTCTGCCTTCTATCCAAAGATCCTTGCTGATCTTTTGTCAGACTCCCATATTGTATCATATACAGCATGCCtgatacaaatatatttgattttttGTTATGCTATGAGTGAATTTGCATGTCTAACAGTTATGGCATATGACAGATATGTATCTATTTGTAAGCCTTTGGAATATTTGTGTATTATGACATACCAGAAGGTTATGAAACTGCTTGCTTTTAGTTGGCTCTTCTCCTTATTGCAAACTTCCATAGGGGTTGGGCTGACAGCTAGAACGCCTTTAtgtggtaatgacattgacaagCTGTACTGCTCTAACTGGGAGGTTGTTAAACTCTTTTGCAGAGATATGGACATAATGGATATTTATGGTCACTTCCTAATACTTTCTCATGTTTCACAAATAGCATTTATCATTGTGTCATATGTTAAAATCATCAGAGCTTCTTTACAGTCCAAGGCAGGGAGGATCAAATTCATGCAGACATGTCTTCCCCATTTAATCTCTCTCACATACTTCACCTTTTCTTTACTCTTTGATGTCATGTATGCTCGCCATAGCAAGAGCCAAGGTCAGCAAGCTCTGCACAATATAATGGGGATGGAGTTTCTTGTTGTGCCTCCTCTCCTAAACCCTgtaatatatggaatgaaactgaCCCAGATGCGGCGCCAGTTTGTGAAAATGTATGTCACCAAAATTAAAGCAGTGAGACAGGGCTGA